Proteins encoded by one window of Cylindrospermum stagnale PCC 7417:
- a CDS encoding DUF4282 domain-containing protein translates to MDNKGFFGSLFDFSFSRFVAPKVIGIVYGIVIFLAGLAILSIVIGSFSQGFVKGLSSLILSPLIGLVWLLFIRIGLEGLVAGIKTADNTAKMVQYLEQIRDK, encoded by the coding sequence ATGGACAACAAAGGATTTTTTGGTTCATTATTTGACTTTTCTTTCTCTAGATTTGTCGCTCCTAAAGTGATCGGCATTGTTTACGGAATTGTGATTTTTCTGGCAGGTTTAGCGATTTTAAGCATTGTCATTGGTAGTTTTTCTCAAGGTTTTGTCAAAGGTTTATCTTCCTTGATTTTATCTCCGTTAATTGGTCTAGTTTGGCTACTGTTTATCCGAATTGGACTTGAAGGTTTAGTTGCTGGAATCAAAACAGCAGACAATACAGCAAAAATGGTTCAATATCTTGAACAAATTCGAGATAAATAA